The sequence below is a genomic window from Thermomicrobiales bacterium.
GACCCGGAGAAACTCGATGCGTATACCGACGCAGAGTTTGGGCAGATCATAGAGCGCGTGCAGCTCTATCTCGAGGAGTTGAACGAACACGGCAACCTTATCGATGCCTCACGACTTCAGGGTCCATCGAGTGGTGCGGTCATTAGGGTTCGTGGCGGTCAGATGTCGATTACAGACGGCCCGTTCATCGAGACGCGCGAGCAAATTGCCGGCTACTACCTCATCGAAGCCAACGATCTGAACGACGCCATTCGGATCGCGGCCAGGAGCCCATCGGCCCATCTCGGAGTGGTCGAAGTCCGTCCACTCAAGGAACTCGGACCGCGCTGAAAATCCGCTCCGTCGCGACTCGATCGGCTCCCTTGCTCCGCGGGTTTGCCAGGAAGCCTGGAATCCCGAATGAGACACCGGCGCGCTTGGCGCCGGTGTCTCATTGCGGTTTCTTCGCCAATCAAGGCTATGCCATCGTCGCCAGCAATTCCTCGAGCCGGTCGTACGACTCATTGGCGCCCGCTTCCATTCCGGACTGCAGCATGCCGTCGCGATCCTCCCTCGAGGCAAACGTCGAGTCGATGCGCACCAGCGTGCCCCCCTCGACTTCGGTCAACGTCATCGAATCGGTCGAAATGTGTCCCGGCATCAGTTCGAACTCGAAGGTCTGCACGACCTTGCTTGGCGGAGTGAGCTCCAGGAACTCGCCCCGGAACGCATAGTCGGTTCCATCCTGTGCACGCTGGATAATGCGCCATTCGCCCCCGACCCTCGCGTCGAACTTGTCGACGATCGTCGTGGAACTGCGCTGCCCCCACCATTTGGCAATCAGGTCAGGTTCGGTAAAGGCGCGGTACACCAACTCACGCGGCGCCCGGAATGACCGCTGCATGGTGATTTCGGTATCGGAAACGATTTCTGCTTTGAGTTTGTTCTCGGAACTGCTCACGTTCGATTCGTCCTT
It includes:
- a CDS encoding YciI family protein, coding for DPEKLDAYTDAEFGQIIERVQLYLEELNEHGNLIDASRLQGPSSGAVIRVRGGQMSITDGPFIETREQIAGYYLIEANDLNDAIRIAARSPSAHLGVVEVRPLKELGPR
- a CDS encoding SRPBCC family protein, whose translation is MSSSENKLKAEIVSDTEITMQRSFRAPRELVYRAFTEPDLIAKWWGQRSSTTIVDKFDARVGGEWRIIQRAQDGTDYAFRGEFLELTPPSKVVQTFEFELMPGHISTDSMTLTEVEGGTLVRIDSTFASREDRDGMLQSGMEAGANESYDRLEELLATMA